One genomic region from Nostoc sphaeroides encodes:
- a CDS encoding replication restart DNA helicase PriA, translating to MQTVQKIYCPNCGSQAERYYISDSQLTRTQCSSCDYLMISCTRTGKVIEAYAPGIYAQR from the coding sequence ATGCAGACAGTACAAAAAATTTACTGCCCAAATTGCGGCAGCCAAGCAGAACGCTATTACATTTCTGATAGTCAATTAACTCGAACACAATGCTCTAGTTGTGATTATTTGATGATTAGTTGCACCCGCACCGGCAAAGTGATTGAGGCTTACGCCCCAGGTATTTATGCACAACGCTAG